Genomic DNA from Caldicellulosiruptor hydrothermalis 108:
GTAGATGACTCACCTTTCATTGTTAAGCAAATTGAAGGTATTATTGAATCTATGGAGATGAAGTGTGATATATTTGTTGCCGAAAGTGGAGAGAAAGCTATTGAGATGGTAAGTCAAAACGAGTTTGATTTAGTGCTGTTGGACATTGTTTTGCCTGATATAAATGGGTTAGAGGTTCTTAAATTTATAAGAAGAGTCAAAGATTACGGTGAAGTTTTTGTGATTGTTATGACATCGCTTGAAAGTGATGAGGTGTTGGAAGAAAGTTTTAACCGTGGCGCTAATGACTTTATCAGAAAACCTATTAAGCCTATTGAGTTGTCATCACGGCTGAGGGCTATTGTTAGAATGAAAAATTATCAATATCTCTATAAAATGTCACTTGAAGATTTAAAAGAAAAGAACAATCAGCTTATTGAACTTACTGCAAAGTTAAAACAAACCCAGGATTTTTTGGTCCAAAGCGAAAAGATGTCAGCCATTGGTCAGCTTGCAGCTGGTGTTGCCCATGAGATTAACAATCCTTTGGGCTTTGTGATTACCAATATAGAGGTTCTCCAAAAATACTTTGACAAGATTGTCGATATAGTAAACAGATATAGTAATATTATCAAAATTTTAAACGATCCTGAAACACAAATCAGTTCAATAAGAAATCTTATCAACGAGGTAGAGGATTTAGAAAGGAAATACAAAATTGAATTCATATTAGAAGATATACCTCAGCTTCTGAAAGAAACCCAGGAAGGACTGCAAAGGGTGTCGCAGATTGTTCAGTCGCTTAAGAGATTTGCACGCAGTGGTCTTGAGAATAAAAAGACGTTTGAA
This window encodes:
- a CDS encoding sensor histidine kinase, encoding MKILIVDDSPFIVKQIEGIIESMEMKCDIFVAESGEKAIEMVSQNEFDLVLLDIVLPDINGLEVLKFIRRVKDYGEVFVIVMTSLESDEVLEESFNRGANDFIRKPIKPIELSSRLRAIVRMKNYQYLYKMSLEDLKEKNNQLIELTAKLKQTQDFLVQSEKMSAIGQLAAGVAHEINNPLGFVITNIEVLQKYFDKIVDIVNRYSNIIKILNDPETQISSIRNLINEVEDLERKYKIEFILEDIPQLLKETQEGLQRVSQIVQSLKRFARSGLENKKTFEDLNDIIEETLLIARNELKYDVEVIKEYGENCHAYINRGEIGQVVLNILMNAAQAIKGQQDRTEKGHIYIKTWRDSEYVYCSIKDDGPGIKRIYLSRIFEPFFTTKDVGKGTGLGLSISYDIIVNKHGGSIWAESEEGKGANFIFKIPVNGQMTEENEN